In Bosea vestrisii, the following are encoded in one genomic region:
- a CDS encoding GGDEF domain-containing protein, which yields MTATGALVDVALSATPILSSGAPRLLVEIRDIRVEKAAREHMTYLANHDALTGLPNLRLFRSELRKAIDIAAASGDEFGLLWLDLDRFKSVNDTYGHAVGDVLLRSVAGRFRSVVGERHLLARVGGDEFVVLCRLEQNGADPAALALRLLEAMVEPLSIKDKKLDVALSIGLAVYPHDADSLDALVHKADAALYEAKKMGRGCWRRAA from the coding sequence ATGACGGCCACCGGCGCCCTCGTCGATGTTGCGCTGAGCGCCACGCCGATCCTGTCCAGCGGCGCCCCGCGACTATTGGTCGAGATCCGCGACATCCGCGTGGAGAAGGCCGCGCGCGAGCACATGACCTATCTTGCAAACCATGACGCACTGACGGGCTTGCCGAATCTTCGTCTGTTCCGCAGCGAACTTCGAAAGGCCATCGACATCGCCGCCGCGTCCGGTGACGAGTTCGGTCTCCTGTGGCTCGACCTCGACCGTTTCAAGAGCGTGAACGACACCTACGGGCACGCCGTGGGCGATGTTCTCCTCCGTTCGGTCGCCGGGCGGTTCCGTTCGGTCGTGGGAGAGCGGCACCTATTGGCACGGGTGGGTGGCGATGAGTTCGTGGTCTTGTGCCGGCTCGAGCAAAACGGCGCCGACCCGGCGGCCCTGGCCCTGCGACTGCTGGAGGCGATGGTCGAACCGCTCTCGATAAAGGACAAGAAACTCGACGTTGCCTTGTCGATCGGCCTGGCGGTTTATCCGCACGACGCGGATTCGCTCGATGCGCTGGTGCACAAGGCTGATGCAGCGCTTTACGAAGCCAAGAAGATGGGCCGCGGCTGTTGGAGGCGCGCTGCCTGA
- a CDS encoding DUF72 domain-containing protein, protein MSIDTIETEKIGLDERRERRRLRREKQRAENVARADKMHAARMAAELPVTVVVSAPSAYVGCSGWFYWKWRGRFYPEEMPTGEWFRHYGKHFDTVEINASFYSWPTVANVKSWLRQPGERDFVYTVKVCELITHIKRFEGTETLVKDFGLIADILGERMGCFLFQLPPSYRFTEARLSAILGQLDPARRNVVEFRHASWWNETVYAAFRETGTIFCSCSGPRLPDVLVRTADDIYLRLHGPERWYRHDYSESELTEWADKIRDSGARRAWVYFNNDYEGFAPKNALAMRRLLANRSANDTSFPAVETEVADG, encoded by the coding sequence ATGAGTATCGACACCATCGAAACGGAAAAAATTGGGCTCGATGAACGGCGTGAACGGCGCAGGTTGCGTCGGGAGAAGCAGCGGGCGGAAAACGTCGCACGCGCCGACAAAATGCATGCCGCACGCATGGCAGCGGAGCTGCCCGTTACCGTGGTGGTGTCGGCGCCATCCGCGTATGTCGGCTGCTCAGGATGGTTCTACTGGAAATGGCGCGGCAGATTCTACCCGGAGGAGATGCCCACCGGCGAGTGGTTCAGGCACTACGGGAAGCATTTCGATACCGTTGAAATCAACGCGTCGTTCTATTCCTGGCCGACCGTCGCCAATGTGAAGAGCTGGCTTCGTCAGCCCGGCGAGCGAGATTTTGTCTATACGGTCAAGGTGTGCGAGTTGATAACCCACATCAAGAGATTTGAGGGCACCGAAACCCTCGTAAAGGACTTTGGATTGATCGCCGATATTCTTGGCGAGCGAATGGGCTGCTTTCTATTCCAGCTACCACCGAGCTATCGCTTCACGGAAGCGAGACTGAGCGCAATTCTCGGCCAACTCGACCCGGCACGGCGCAATGTGGTCGAGTTTCGGCATGCCAGTTGGTGGAATGAGACGGTTTACGCGGCTTTCCGGGAGACGGGCACGATCTTTTGCTCCTGCAGCGGACCTCGTCTTCCGGATGTTCTCGTGCGCACAGCAGACGACATCTATCTTCGGCTGCACGGCCCGGAGCGCTGGTATCGGCATGACTACTCGGAAAGCGAGCTAACTGAGTGGGCGGATAAAATCCGTGACAGCGGCGCAAGGAGAGCGTGGGTCTACTTCAACAACGACTATGAAGGCTTTGCGCCGAAAAACGCTTTGGCAATGCGGCGCTTACTCGCAAACAGATCCGCCAACGACACGTCGTTCCCTGCGGTGGAAACAGAGGTTGCAGATGGGTAA
- a CDS encoding DUF2171 domain-containing protein, translating into MMFVDQIREGLEVVGSDGDHVGTVDSLSGQLLKLKKSDPASGGTDHYLDLGLVTGVEGNVISLLVSAAEAKERWSDESD; encoded by the coding sequence ATGATGTTCGTGGATCAAATCCGAGAGGGCCTGGAGGTGGTCGGTTCCGACGGAGACCATGTTGGCACCGTCGACAGCCTGTCCGGACAGTTACTGAAGCTGAAAAAGAGCGACCCCGCCTCGGGCGGCACGGATCATTATCTCGACCTGGGACTGGTCACAGGTGTCGAGGGCAACGTCATCTCACTGCTCGTCTCGGCCGCTGAAGCTAAGGAACGGTGGTCCGACGAGAGCGACTGA
- a CDS encoding alpha/beta hydrolase family protein: MAVRFLYDGPEQAKRAVLLAHGAGGPMDSPSLTATAKALAGSGFRVARFEFDYMAGRRTASGRQPPPRAEKLNPEYIAAIDAFDAKGPLIIGGKSMGGRVASMVADDLFDSGRVQGLLCLGYPFHPPAKPEQLRTAHLVDLKIPTLIVQGTRDEFGRREEVSAYTLSPAIEMLWLHDGDHDLKPRKSVSGFSAADHLKTMADAVSAWAERITS, from the coding sequence ATGGCGGTGAGGTTTCTCTACGACGGTCCCGAGCAGGCGAAACGAGCGGTCCTGCTCGCGCACGGCGCGGGCGGGCCGATGGATTCGCCCTCGCTGACAGCGACGGCGAAGGCTTTGGCGGGATCGGGCTTTCGCGTGGCTCGCTTCGAGTTCGATTATATGGCCGGCCGACGTACGGCGTCGGGCCGCCAGCCGCCGCCGCGAGCGGAAAAGCTCAATCCCGAATATATCGCCGCGATCGACGCGTTTGACGCGAAAGGTCCCCTCATCATCGGCGGTAAGTCGATGGGCGGCCGGGTCGCCAGCATGGTCGCAGACGACCTCTTCGACTCTGGCCGGGTCCAAGGCCTGCTGTGCCTCGGTTATCCCTTTCATCCGCCAGCAAAGCCCGAGCAGTTGCGTACCGCGCACCTCGTCGACCTGAAAATCCCGACGCTGATCGTGCAGGGCACGCGCGACGAGTTCGGCAGGCGGGAGGAGGTCTCCGCCTACACACTGTCACCGGCCATCGAGATGCTGTGGCTGCATGACGGTGACCACGATCTGAAGCCGCGGAAGTCCGTTTCCGGCTTTTCGGCCGCCGACCATCTGAAGACCATGGCTGACGCGGTTTCGGCCTGGGCCGAGCGGATCACGAGCTGA
- the xth gene encoding exodeoxyribonuclease III, producing the protein MKIATFNVNGINGRLAVLLRWLEDAQPDVVCLQELKAPDGRFPIGEIEGAGYGAIWHGQKSWNGVAILARGAEPIETRRGLPGDPEDSQSRYIEAAVDGMIIACLYLPNGNPAPGPKFGYKLRWFQRLTDYAAELLALDVPVILAGDYNVMPTELDVYKPERWVDDALFRPEVREAFRVLARQGWTDALRTLHPGERIYTFWDYFRNAWGRNAGLRLDHFLLSPMVATRLVAADVDRNVRGWTKASDHAPVWIELSDSTRPKRRRNPS; encoded by the coding sequence ATGAAAATCGCCACCTTCAACGTCAACGGCATCAATGGACGCTTGGCGGTGCTCCTGCGGTGGCTGGAAGACGCGCAGCCGGACGTCGTTTGCCTGCAGGAGCTGAAGGCGCCCGATGGCCGTTTTCCGATCGGCGAGATCGAGGGGGCCGGCTACGGGGCGATCTGGCATGGCCAGAAGAGCTGGAACGGCGTTGCGATCCTTGCGCGCGGTGCTGAGCCGATCGAGACCCGCCGAGGCCTGCCCGGTGACCCCGAAGACAGCCAAAGCCGCTATATCGAGGCGGCTGTCGACGGAATGATCATAGCCTGCCTTTATTTGCCGAACGGCAACCCCGCGCCGGGGCCGAAGTTCGGCTACAAGCTGCGATGGTTCCAGCGGTTGACGGACTACGCGGCTGAGCTTCTCGCGCTCGACGTGCCTGTCATCCTTGCCGGCGATTACAACGTGATGCCGACCGAGCTCGACGTCTACAAGCCAGAGCGATGGGTCGACGACGCGCTTTTTCGGCCAGAGGTCCGCGAGGCGTTTCGTGTCCTGGCCAGGCAAGGTTGGACGGACGCGCTGCGCACGCTCCATCCCGGCGAGCGCATTTACACCTTCTGGGACTATTTCCGGAATGCCTGGGGCCGCAATGCCGGCCTTCGGCTCGATCATTTTCTGCTCAGTCCGATGGTTGCAACGCGGCTCGTCGCAGCCGATGTGGATCGCAATGTCCGCGGCTGGACGAAAGCGAGCGACCACGCGCCTGTCTGGATCGAACTTTCGGACTCAACACGGCCGAAGCGACGCCGGAATCCTTCATAG
- the ligD gene encoding DNA ligase D produces MAGKLQAYRAKRDFEKTKEPSDDASVASSDRLRFVIQKHDATRLHYDLRLELDGVFKSWAVTKGPSLDPHDKRLAVEVEDHPLAYGDFEGTIPKGEYGGGTVQLWDRGFWEPEGKLSPQRQFEKGDLKFTLEGERLHGSFVLVRMRGDRDGGKRTNWLLIKHRDEHAVDGEGDAILKTDTSVASGRKMSAIASGKGRSPKPFLLAGNGLAADAEWDSRKGLAAKQRSEPPAKSTSRKDVTAKMPSFIPPQLCRSVERPPNGNDWVHEIKFDGYRIQMRIEAAKAALKTRKGLDWTSKFRAIAKAAEGLPDAIIDGEIVALDSHGSPDFSALQAAISEGKTQDLVFFAFDMLFDANTDLRERPLRERKEQLKAYLDDHANGVVLRYVEHFETGGDAVLKSACKLSLEGIISKAVDAPYVSGRSDTWTKAKCRAGHEVVIGGWSTTAGKFRSLLVGVNRGSHFVYIGRVGTGYSASKVAQLMPRLKAVAAKTSPFTGAGAPKREPGVTWLKPELVAEIEFAGWTGDGMVRQAAFKGLREDKPAEEVETELPADPEEIATPEPRPSRSRGRGGRADVMGVGISHPDKALWPNADDDRPVSKQELAEYFAAIGEWMLPHIKGRPCSLVRAPDGINGEMFFQRHAGMGTSNLFELVHVFGDKKPYLQIDRIEALAAAAQVGGIELHPWNCAPGDPEIPGRLVFDLDPGPGVSFGDVIDAAKQMRERLEALGLTSFCKTTGGKGLHVVAPLVPGKRSKVDWPAAKDFARRVCAVLASEEPSRYVVNMAKRLRNGRIFLDYLRNDRMATAVGPRSPRARPGAHASMPLTWSQVKAGLDPSRFTVRTLPGLLKKTKAWDGYDDAAGSIADAIKKLGKRAEAA; encoded by the coding sequence TTGGCGGGCAAGCTTCAGGCATATCGCGCCAAGCGCGATTTTGAGAAGACCAAGGAGCCCAGCGATGACGCCTCGGTAGCGTCGTCGGATCGTTTGCGCTTCGTCATTCAAAAGCATGACGCCACAAGGCTGCACTATGACCTGCGTCTCGAGCTCGACGGCGTCTTCAAATCCTGGGCGGTGACGAAAGGCCCATCGCTCGATCCTCACGACAAGCGGCTTGCGGTCGAAGTGGAAGATCACCCGCTCGCTTATGGCGACTTCGAAGGAACGATCCCCAAGGGAGAATATGGCGGGGGCACGGTCCAACTCTGGGATCGCGGCTTCTGGGAACCAGAGGGGAAACTCAGCCCCCAGAGGCAGTTCGAGAAGGGCGACCTGAAATTCACGCTCGAAGGCGAGAGGCTCCACGGCAGCTTCGTCCTGGTCCGAATGCGAGGGGATCGCGATGGCGGCAAGCGGACCAACTGGCTCCTTATCAAGCATCGCGACGAGCATGCTGTCGATGGCGAGGGCGACGCGATCCTGAAGACCGACACTTCGGTCGCGTCGGGGCGGAAGATGTCGGCGATAGCCTCCGGCAAGGGACGCTCTCCAAAGCCGTTTCTGCTTGCCGGGAACGGTTTGGCTGCGGATGCGGAGTGGGATAGCCGAAAGGGTCTGGCCGCCAAACAGCGGAGCGAGCCGCCGGCGAAGTCCACATCCCGCAAGGACGTCACGGCGAAGATGCCGTCATTCATCCCGCCGCAATTGTGCCGAAGCGTCGAGCGTCCGCCCAATGGGAATGACTGGGTGCACGAGATTAAATTCGACGGCTACCGCATCCAGATGCGGATCGAAGCCGCCAAGGCCGCGCTGAAGACGCGCAAAGGCCTCGATTGGACCTCGAAATTCCGTGCCATCGCGAAAGCCGCTGAGGGGTTGCCGGATGCCATCATCGACGGCGAGATCGTGGCGCTCGACAGCCATGGCTCGCCGGATTTCTCGGCGCTTCAGGCCGCGATTTCCGAGGGCAAGACGCAGGACCTCGTCTTTTTCGCCTTCGACATGCTCTTCGATGCGAACACGGATCTGCGCGAGCGGCCGCTCCGCGAGCGGAAAGAGCAGCTGAAGGCCTATCTCGACGACCATGCCAACGGCGTCGTCCTTCGCTATGTCGAGCATTTCGAGACCGGCGGCGATGCGGTGCTGAAATCGGCCTGCAAATTGTCGCTGGAGGGCATCATCTCGAAGGCCGTCGATGCGCCTTATGTCTCGGGCCGCAGCGACACCTGGACGAAGGCGAAGTGCCGCGCCGGCCACGAGGTCGTCATCGGCGGCTGGTCGACGACGGCCGGCAAGTTCAGATCGTTGCTCGTCGGCGTCAACCGGGGCTCCCATTTCGTCTATATCGGCCGGGTCGGTACCGGCTACAGCGCGTCCAAGGTCGCGCAGTTGATGCCGCGATTGAAGGCGGTGGCCGCCAAGACGTCGCCCTTCACGGGAGCCGGTGCACCGAAGCGCGAGCCCGGTGTGACCTGGTTGAAGCCCGAGCTCGTCGCCGAGATCGAGTTTGCCGGGTGGACGGGCGACGGCATGGTGCGACAGGCGGCCTTCAAGGGACTGCGCGAGGACAAGCCCGCCGAAGAGGTCGAAACCGAGCTACCAGCCGATCCGGAAGAAATCGCAACGCCTGAACCTCGCCCCTCCCGCTCCCGCGGCCGCGGCGGCAGAGCCGATGTCATGGGCGTCGGCATCAGCCATCCCGACAAAGCCCTGTGGCCAAATGCCGACGACGATCGCCCCGTTTCGAAGCAGGAGCTGGCCGAGTATTTCGCAGCGATAGGCGAGTGGATGCTGCCGCATATCAAGGGGCGCCCTTGCTCGCTCGTGCGCGCGCCCGACGGGATCAACGGCGAGATGTTCTTCCAGCGCCATGCCGGCATGGGCACGTCGAACCTGTTCGAACTCGTCCACGTCTTCGGCGACAAGAAGCCCTATCTCCAGATCGATCGCATCGAGGCGTTGGCCGCTGCAGCCCAGGTTGGAGGCATCGAGCTTCATCCCTGGAACTGCGCTCCAGGCGATCCGGAGATTCCAGGGCGCCTCGTCTTCGATCTCGATCCGGGACCGGGCGTCAGTTTTGGCGACGTCATCGACGCGGCCAAGCAGATGCGCGAGAGGTTGGAGGCGCTCGGTCTCACCAGTTTCTGCAAGACGACCGGCGGCAAGGGCCTGCACGTCGTCGCGCCACTGGTCCCCGGTAAGCGCAGCAAGGTCGATTGGCCAGCCGCGAAGGATTTCGCGCGCCGGGTCTGTGCGGTTCTGGCCAGCGAGGAGCCGTCGCGCTACGTCGTCAACATGGCCAAGCGCCTGCGCAACGGCCGCATATTCCTCGACTACCTGCGCAATGACCGGATGGCGACGGCGGTCGGGCCGCGCTCGCCACGGGCCAGGCCCGGTGCACACGCCTCAATGCCGCTGACGTGGTCTCAGGTCAAAGCCGGTCTCGACCCGAGTCGTTTCACAGTGAGGACACTGCCTGGGCTGCTCAAGAAGACCAAGGCTTGGGACGGATACGATGATGCGGCCGGATCAATTGCGGACGCCATCAAGAAACTCGGGAAGCGAGCCGAGGCGGCCTGA
- a CDS encoding Ku protein translates to MAPRAVWKGVLKIAEVTCPVSLYTAASTAERISFHTLNRKTGNRVHRQFIDEVSGKPVETEDQVKGYDKGDGDYVILEPEEIAAAIPESDKTLTVETFLPCDEIDDIFFDKPYYVSPSTPIASDAFALIREGMKGQKSAALARTVIFRRMRSILIRPHGDGLIATTLNFDYEVRSAEDAFSDVPAIKIDDEMLELAEHIIKTKAGEFDPKSFDDRYESALAELVQAKIEGRKLKPQKRPEPTKVVNLLDALRQSAKGTGSKAAAKSKPAATKQALRKKAG, encoded by the coding sequence ATGGCTCCGCGTGCTGTCTGGAAGGGCGTCCTGAAGATCGCCGAGGTGACCTGTCCTGTATCGCTGTACACGGCGGCGTCGACGGCGGAGCGAATCTCGTTCCATACCCTCAACCGCAAGACCGGCAACCGCGTCCACCGCCAGTTCATCGACGAGGTCTCTGGCAAGCCCGTGGAAACCGAGGATCAGGTCAAAGGCTATGACAAGGGCGATGGCGACTACGTCATCCTCGAACCTGAAGAGATCGCCGCCGCCATTCCCGAAAGCGACAAGACTCTCACCGTCGAGACCTTCCTGCCGTGCGACGAGATCGACGACATCTTCTTCGACAAGCCCTACTACGTCTCGCCGAGCACGCCTATCGCGTCGGACGCCTTCGCGCTGATCCGCGAGGGGATGAAGGGCCAAAAGTCGGCCGCCCTCGCCCGGACGGTCATCTTCCGCAGGATGCGCTCGATCCTGATCCGGCCGCATGGCGATGGCTTGATCGCGACGACGCTGAACTTCGACTACGAGGTGCGCTCGGCCGAGGACGCATTCAGCGATGTTCCGGCCATCAAGATCGATGACGAGATGCTCGAACTCGCAGAGCACATCATCAAGACGAAGGCCGGGGAGTTCGATCCGAAATCGTTCGACGATCGCTATGAATCCGCTTTGGCCGAGCTCGTCCAGGCGAAGATCGAAGGGCGCAAGCTCAAGCCGCAGAAACGGCCAGAGCCGACCAAGGTCGTCAACCTGCTGGATGCGCTGCGCCAGAGCGCGAAAGGGACAGGCAGTAAGGCCGCAGCGAAGTCGAAGCCTGCTGCCACGAAACAGGCGCTGCGGAAAAAAGCGGGTTGA
- a CDS encoding DNA-3-methyladenine glycosylase, producing MTSGHLDDCRPILLPIEFFDRAAPELAIRLIGVSMFVAGVGGVIVETEAYTRDDPASHSFRGPTLRNAAMFGHAGTAYVYRSYGLHWCFNIVARGGGAVLLRALEPTAGLDIMLERRGGASPLCSGPGRLAQALAIDASFDALPVYQEPFKLSDRTCEPDVAVGPRIGISQAREKPWRFGLQGSPQLSRRFPLR from the coding sequence ATGACATCCGGCCATCTCGACGACTGCCGGCCGATTCTTCTCCCAATCGAATTCTTCGATCGCGCGGCACCGGAGCTTGCAATCCGTTTGATTGGGGTCTCGATGTTCGTCGCCGGGGTCGGGGGCGTGATCGTTGAAACCGAGGCCTACACGCGCGACGACCCGGCTTCACACAGCTTTCGCGGGCCGACTTTGCGCAACGCCGCGATGTTCGGCCATGCCGGGACAGCATATGTCTATCGGTCATACGGCCTTCATTGGTGTTTCAACATCGTGGCCCGAGGCGGCGGCGCCGTCCTGCTCCGTGCCCTCGAACCTACCGCCGGTTTGGATATCATGCTCGAAAGGCGCGGTGGAGCATCGCCGTTGTGCAGCGGTCCCGGCCGGCTGGCTCAAGCGCTAGCCATCGACGCCAGCTTTGACGCTCTGCCGGTCTATCAGGAGCCCTTCAAGCTCAGTGATCGAACCTGTGAACCTGATGTCGCTGTGGGTCCGCGGATCGGGATCAGCCAGGCCCGTGAAAAGCCATGGCGTTTTGGCCTTCAGGGCTCCCCTCAATTGAGCAGGCGCTTTCCCCTTCGATAG
- a CDS encoding DUF763 domain-containing protein, producing the protein MTRRSGSADLPLHYGRVPAWLAQRMTSLGAVICEAIIHHYGRDELLRRLAHPFWFQSFGAVMGMDWHSSGITTSVIGALKRGLTPLAGELGLHVCGGRGRHSRQTPTELERIGAQVGFDGHALAKASRLVAKVDSAAVQDGFDLYLHGFFVTDDGQWVVVQQGMNGDGGLARRYHWQSEGLGSFVEAPHAAIDGKNQGEIINLTDARAASSRQGQVAMLCEIGPDAIVREFAALERDRVPPALSPAQLALPHLVMPVHHDVRPKDVIARRLHGALAAAADCAPADFSDLLLVPGVGARTVRSLAMVAEVVHGAPCRFADPARFSLAHGGKDRHPFAVPTKVYDQTITVLRSAVDRAKLGEEDRLAAIVRLDRESRRLERIAMGPTLDDYVTEERRRSAEYGGRSVFGWEQREPKTAQAATPKIRPARHASAEAQTP; encoded by the coding sequence ATGACGCGTCGCTCCGGCAGTGCCGATCTGCCTTTGCACTACGGCCGTGTGCCGGCCTGGCTCGCCCAGCGCATGACCAGTCTCGGCGCCGTCATCTGCGAAGCGATTATCCATCACTATGGCCGTGACGAGTTGCTGCGGCGTCTGGCGCATCCGTTCTGGTTCCAATCCTTCGGCGCGGTGATGGGCATGGACTGGCACTCTTCGGGCATCACCACGAGCGTGATCGGGGCACTGAAGCGCGGGCTGACGCCGCTCGCGGGCGAGCTCGGCTTGCATGTCTGCGGTGGGCGAGGCAGGCATTCCCGGCAGACGCCCACCGAGCTGGAGCGGATCGGTGCCCAAGTCGGCTTCGATGGACACGCCTTGGCCAAAGCAAGCCGCCTCGTCGCCAAGGTCGACAGCGCTGCCGTGCAGGACGGTTTCGACCTTTATCTGCACGGCTTCTTCGTCACCGATGATGGCCAATGGGTCGTGGTGCAGCAGGGCATGAACGGCGATGGCGGCCTCGCCCGCCGCTATCATTGGCAGTCGGAAGGCCTCGGAAGCTTCGTCGAGGCGCCCCACGCTGCCATCGACGGCAAAAACCAGGGCGAGATCATCAACCTGACCGATGCGCGCGCGGCCTCTTCACGACAGGGCCAGGTCGCAATGCTGTGCGAGATCGGGCCCGACGCCATCGTCAGGGAGTTCGCTGCGCTGGAACGCGACCGCGTCCCGCCTGCCCTCTCGCCAGCGCAACTCGCCCTGCCCCATCTGGTGATGCCGGTGCATCACGATGTCCGGCCCAAGGATGTGATCGCGCGGCGTCTTCATGGAGCGCTCGCTGCAGCGGCCGACTGCGCCCCGGCTGACTTCTCGGACCTGCTTCTCGTGCCCGGCGTCGGGGCCCGCACCGTGCGCTCACTTGCAATGGTGGCCGAGGTGGTTCATGGCGCGCCGTGCCGCTTCGCCGATCCGGCGCGCTTCTCGCTCGCGCATGGCGGCAAGGACCGTCACCCTTTCGCCGTGCCGACCAAGGTCTACGACCAGACGATCACAGTGCTGAGATCTGCGGTCGATCGGGCCAAGCTCGGGGAGGAGGATCGCCTCGCCGCGATCGTCCGACTCGACCGCGAGAGTCGCAGGCTGGAGCGTATCGCCATGGGCCCGACACTGGACGATTATGTGACCGAGGAACGCCGACGTTCGGCGGAGTATGGCGGGCGGAGCGTTTTTGGTTGGGAGCAACGGGAGCCCAAGACTGCCCAGGCTGCGACGCCGAAAATCCGCCCAGCGCGACATGCGAGCGCGGAGGCTCAGACGCCCTGA
- a CDS encoding DUF3008 family protein, with product MPAKSAAQQKAAGAALAAKRGDIKKSELKGASKSMEKSMNEREFDDLASTKRKGKPEHVSKS from the coding sequence ATGCCAGCAAAATCAGCAGCTCAGCAAAAGGCGGCAGGCGCCGCCTTGGCCGCCAAGCGCGGCGACATTAAGAAAAGCGAACTCAAGGGTGCTTCCAAATCGATGGAGAAATCGATGAACGAACGCGAATTCGACGATCTCGCCTCGACCAAACGCAAGGGCAAGCCCGAGCATGTGTCAAAGTCGTGA
- a CDS encoding GGDEF domain-containing protein: protein MLIIRNRTDGLPPSIEIEIIGRLYGGLAQILCIAACVIVGATIMATRTGDPALWAIVGASVVTSTVRVIGVLAFQRRPTEKLTLAQARRWETWYAAAALTFTIVIAALTIRIFHAEYADGYILAVGLAMGISSGACSRAVRFWICCAICTLAVGILIAALAFTGDDLLQSMAFLLTLYLLSIYDAAARNVSQLEAVLIGQRELDFAARKDALTGIANRRAFDEAMTTAAASEKAFSLLLLDLDGFKAVNDRLGHAAGDDLLRQVANRLATVTRDGDLIARVGGDEFAIIAPGADAGQARSLAERVVARVGHPYILLGSPADAGTSVGIETVPAGDRYHDPETLRRAADEALYAAKRAGKGRAMFAQLRSVA from the coding sequence ATGCTCATCATCAGAAACCGCACAGACGGTTTGCCGCCATCCATCGAGATCGAGATCATCGGCCGCCTCTATGGTGGGCTGGCGCAGATCCTGTGCATCGCCGCCTGCGTGATTGTCGGCGCGACGATCATGGCCACCCGTACCGGCGACCCTGCTTTGTGGGCGATCGTAGGAGCGTCCGTCGTGACGAGCACCGTGCGGGTCATCGGCGTCTTGGCCTTTCAGCGACGCCCGACCGAGAAACTTACGCTTGCGCAGGCGCGGCGCTGGGAGACCTGGTACGCGGCGGCCGCGTTGACCTTCACGATCGTGATCGCCGCGCTAACAATCCGCATTTTCCATGCCGAGTACGCCGATGGCTACATCCTGGCGGTCGGGTTGGCGATGGGCATCAGCTCCGGAGCCTGCTCGCGGGCCGTGAGGTTTTGGATCTGTTGCGCGATCTGCACCCTTGCCGTTGGCATCCTCATCGCGGCCCTTGCCTTCACCGGCGACGACCTGCTCCAGTCAATGGCGTTCCTGCTAACCCTCTATCTCCTCAGCATCTACGATGCTGCGGCCCGGAACGTCAGCCAGTTGGAGGCCGTCCTGATCGGCCAACGCGAGCTCGATTTCGCCGCGCGCAAAGATGCCCTGACTGGCATTGCCAACCGTCGTGCTTTCGACGAGGCCATGACGACGGCGGCTGCCTCCGAGAAGGCATTCTCGCTCCTCCTGCTCGACCTGGACGGGTTCAAGGCCGTCAACGACCGTCTCGGCCACGCGGCCGGCGACGACCTCCTTCGCCAAGTCGCCAATCGGTTGGCGACGGTCACGCGCGATGGCGACCTCATCGCCAGGGTGGGCGGCGACGAGTTCGCCATCATCGCTCCCGGCGCCGACGCGGGACAGGCAAGGAGTCTGGCCGAGCGCGTGGTGGCGCGGGTCGGGCACCCCTACATCCTGCTGGGATCGCCGGCTGACGCGGGCACTTCGGTCGGCATCGAGACTGTGCCGGCCGGCGACAGGTACCACGACCCCGAAACTCTGCGCCGTGCCGCTGACGAGGCACTCTACGCCGCCAAGCGGGCCGGCAAGGGCCGCGCGATGTTCGCTCAGCTCCGGAGCGTCGCCTAG
- a CDS encoding response regulator, whose amino-acid sequence MISISMDGGKPSVRFLMMSMVHSHMRNATDRCTKGGGFHSNAGDAFGRGYSPHDWRIAPIAGIIHVSAGDEKMEAPQGARVLVLEDEAIIAIDVENILTEAGLSVAGTLGSCADALKWLDANDAEVALLDMHLLDGSCEPVARRLAEKGIPFVVFSGDSETDETLDPIFRTGIWLEKPAPADRIVAAVRAALVDGMKRVE is encoded by the coding sequence ATGATCTCGATCTCGATGGATGGCGGCAAACCGTCTGTGCGGTTTCTGATGATGAGCATGGTCCACTCCCATATGAGGAATGCCACCGACCGATGTACGAAAGGCGGTGGATTTCATTCAAATGCCGGCGACGCCTTTGGGCGGGGGTACAGCCCCCACGACTGGCGCATCGCTCCGATCGCGGGCATTATCCACGTCTCGGCTGGGGACGAAAAAATGGAAGCGCCGCAAGGTGCCAGGGTGCTCGTCCTGGAGGACGAGGCCATCATCGCCATCGACGTAGAGAACATCCTGACCGAGGCGGGCTTGTCCGTGGCCGGGACGCTCGGGTCGTGCGCGGATGCCTTGAAGTGGCTGGACGCTAACGACGCCGAGGTCGCGCTCCTCGACATGCATCTTTTGGACGGTTCGTGCGAGCCGGTGGCGCGGCGGCTGGCCGAGAAGGGCATCCCGTTCGTGGTCTTCTCAGGCGATTCGGAAACCGACGAGACGCTCGACCCTATCTTCAGAACCGGCATCTGGCTGGAGAAACCGGCGCCCGCCGACAGGATCGTCGCGGCGGTGAGAGCGGCGCTAGTTGATGGCATGAAGCGCGTCGAGTAG